GCGGGTGCTGGGCGAGATCACCTCCACCGCGAGGACCGGCGGGGCGGACAGAATCCGGCCGTCGACCTCCGCACGGCGTGCGACGACGACGTCCGGTCGGACCACGCAGTCCTCGGCGAGCACGACGTCGAGCGGGGACACGAAGACCTTCATCTCGGGAGGGCAGACCGCGCGGAGCAGCACGGTCAGCTCCAGGACGGCCTCCTGGTGCTCGGTCGACGGCGCGGGTGTCACGATCAACGAGCCGTCGATGATCTCGTAACGGTGGCCGTCGTCGGGAATGGCATCAAGGTCGGCACGCGTCAGCGGCCGTCCCGGGGGAAGTCCGATGGGGTGCGGCGTCATCTGCCCACCCTAGGCCCACCCCGTCAGGCTGAGTACGCGGCGATCGAGATGCCCACGTAGTGCACGACGAACGCCGCGATCGTCAACGTGTGGAACACCTCGTGGAAGCCGAACCACCGGGGGAACGGATCCGGGAACCGCAGTCCGTAGACGACGGCTCCGAGTGAGTAGAGCCCACCCCCGACGATGATGAGGACGAGGACCGCGGTCGACGAGGCAGCAGCGAACTCGTCGAGCCACAGCAGCGCGGCCCACCCGAGCAGCACGTAGATCGGGGTGTAGAGCCAGCGGGGCGCCTCGACCCAGAGCACCCGGAAGGCCACCCCGCCGATCGCGCCGACCCACACCAGCGTCAGCAGGATCGCGGCGTCGCGGGGCGACAGCAGGATCAGAGCGAAGGGGGTGTAGGAGCCGGCGATCAGCAGGAAGATGTTGGCGTGGTCGAAGCGCTTGAGCAGCACCTGCGTGCGCGGACCCCACCGGCCGACGTGGTAGAACGCGCTCACCCCGAACAGGAGCAGAGCGCTCACCATGTAGACGGCGACCCCGGCCTTCGGCTTGGCGCCGGGAGCGAGCACGAGGAGGACGACGAAGGCAGCCAGAGCGAGAGGCCAGGTGGCGGCGTGCAGCCAACCGCGCAGTCTAGGCTTGATCTCGACGACGGCATCGTGGATACGATCGCCGACGGGGTAGGGGACAGCCTGCTGGTTGCTCACACAGAGACCTTAGCCAACGAACCTACGCAATCGTAGGTAAGACTCCTCACGAGAGGCCGATCGGTGTCGGTACGAGATCTGCTCTACTCGGCGTACGAGCGTCAGCTGCTCGGCAGGCTCCGGCCGGATCAGGTCCCGGGACACGTCGGCGTGATCGTCGACGGCAACCGGCGTTGGGCGAAGGGCGCGGGAGGCGACGTCGCCAGCGGATACCAGGCCGGCGCCGACAAGATCATCGAGTTCCTCGGTTGGTGCGACGACCTCGACGTCAAGGTCGTCACGCTCTGGCTGCTCTCGACCGACAACCTCCAGCGGCCCGAGCCGGAGATCCGTGCGCTCCTCGGGGTGATCGGCAGTCTCGTCGACAAGCTCACTGCGGCGCAGCGGTGGCACGTCCGACTCATCGGCAACCTCGACCTGCTCCCCGCGGACCTCGCGGGCTCCCTCGAAGCCACCGCCGCGTCGACCAGCGGCGTCGACGGCATGGAGGTCAACCTCTGCGTCGGCTACGGCGGCCGCCAGGAGCTCACCGACGCCGTACGCTCCCTGCTGCGTGAGCAGTCCGAGCAGGGGCGCACGATCGACGAGGTCGCGGAGGTCCTCGACGTCGAGCACATCGCCGAGCACCTCTACACCAAGGGTCAGCCCGATCCCGACCTCGTGATCCGCACCTCCGGCGAGCAACGCCTGTCGGGATTCCTGCTGTGGCAGAGCGTCCACAGCGAGTTCTACTTCTGCGAGGCGTTGTGGCCCGCGTTCCGGCGGGTCGACTTCCTGCGGGCCATCCGCTCGTACGCGGAGCGTGAGCGCCGGTTCGGTCAGTGAGGTACGGGGTCGTCGTCCTGCTCGGCATACTCGGCGGGCTCATCTTCTGGCTCAGCGTGAGCAGCTATTCGATCGCGTCGGCAAACGCGGAGGCCGACGCGTTCGATCGCCTTCGTGCCGGTGAGGGCGTCACGACGACCGGCACGATGACCGGGACGACGGAGCGCCGGCAGGCGGCTCGCCGCAGGATGGTCATCGTCCAGTGCGCCGTCTACACCTACCCCGACGGCGGAGGCAAGGGCACGCTGACCCACGGGTGCGCTCGCGACCCCGACGATCTCCCGGAGCTGGGTTCGACGGTTCCTGTCATCTACGACCCCGAGGGCTATGCGGCCTTCGTGAACACCGACGAGACCGGCGAGCGCCTCGACAGTGCCCGTGCGACCGCGCCTTGGTATCAGTGGGGCGGGCTCGCGCTGGCCGTGCTCTGCGGGTCGGTGGTGCTCTGGAGCGTGGTTCGTGGGTTCGTACGCCTTCTGCGCGGGACTCCGAGCACGTAACCAGACGTTCATCCGGACGGTGGCGTGTCGCAATGGATCGCGCCCGCGCGCGGCGTAGCGTCGTGCTCGTCGGCGGGGCCACCTCTCGTCGGCACCGGGAGGCCCTCCGTGCACCACCGATCGCTCGGCGCAAGCGCTGGTCCGGTGCGCACGTGGGGAGGTCGGCCCGCCCCCGGGCCTGCTGCCCTGAACCCGGCTCCATTCGCGAGAGAGTGAGCCGGCGCGGGGATGCGCGCGGGCTCGTACGAGGAGATTGCCGTGGCTGCTGACATCACCACCACGTACGTGATCGACACCAGCGTGCTTCTCGCCGACCCGCGGGCGTTGACCCGGTTCGCCGAGCACGAGGTCGTCATCCCGGTCGTCGTGATCACCGAGCTCGAGGACAAGCGGGCTCATCCCGAGCTCGGCTACTTCGCCCGCTCGGCGCTCCGTCTCCTCGACGAGCTCCGCGTCCGCCACGGCACGCTCGACAGCCCGCTCCCGGTCAACGACGAGGGCGGCACCGTCCGTGTCGAGCTCAACCACACCGACTCCAGTGCGCTGCCGTCGGGGTTCCGGCTGGGGGACAACGACACCCGCATCCTGTCGGTCGCGAAAAACCTCGCCGACGAGGGCAACGCCGTCACCCTCGTCTCCAAGGACCTGCCGATGCGGGTCAAGGCGTCGGCGATGGGGCTCCCGTCGGAGGAGTACCGCGCCGAGCTCGCCCTCGAGGCGGGATGGACCGGCATGGTGGAGCTGGAGGTCGTCGGCGAGGACGTCGACGCCCTCTACGAGAGCGGCGTCGCTGACCTGCCGGAGGCGCGCGACCTGCCCTGCCACACGGGCCTGGTCCTGTTGTCGGAGCGGGGAAGCGCCCTCGGACGCGTCACGGCGGACAAGCGGGTCAAGCTCGTCCGCGGCGACCGCGAGGCGTTCGGTCTCCACGGGCGCTCCGCCGAGCAGCGGGTCGCGCTCGACCTGCTCCTCGATCCCGAGATCGGCATCGTGTCGATGGGTGGCCGCGCCGGCACCGGCAAGTCGGCTCTCGCGCTGTGCGCCGGGCTCGAGGCCGTGATGGAGCGCAGGCTCCACAAGAAGGTCGTCGTGTTCCGGCCGTTGTACGCCGTGGGCGGCCAGGAGCTCGGCTACCTGCCCGGCTCCGAGGCCGAGAAGATGGGGCCCTGGGGGCAGGCGGTCTTCGACACGCTCGGTGCGGTCACCTCCGGCGACGTCCTCGACGAGGTGATCGACCGCGGCATGCTCGAGGTGCTCCCGCTGACCCACATCCGCGGACGCTCGCTGCACGATGCGTTCGTGATCGTCGACGAGGCGCAGTCGCTCGAGCGCAACGTCCTGCTGACGGTGCTCTCCCGGATCGGCGCCAACTCGCGGGTCGTCCTCACGCACGACGTCGCGCAGCGCGACAACCTGCGAGTCGGCCGGTACGACGGTGTGGTGGCCGTCGTCGAGAAGCTCAAGGGACACCCCTTGTTCGCCCACGTCACGCTCACCCGCTCCGAGCGCTCGCCGGTCGCAGCGCTGGTGACCGAGATGCTCGAGGACACCGCGCTGTAGGCGTCGGCAGGCTCGACCAGCGAGAGGTCTCGGAAGGCCCGGACGTCCAACGACGTCCGGGCCTTTCCTCGGTCTGCAGGGATCCCACCGTTGTGGTTCAGTGATGGGAGTCACGTACGTAGGCGCCCGTGAGGTGCAGCAACGGACGGGAGCGGTCGATGGGGATCAGGGCTCGACGGCGAGTGGCGGCTGTCGCCGCGATCGCCGGTGCGGCGGCCGGGCTGGCTGCGTGCGGTGGGGAGTCGAGCGGCAGCACGCCGACGCTCAACTGGTACATCAATCCGGACGTCTCGAACCTCGAGGCGTACGTCACCGACGCCGACGGCAACCAGGCGCCCGGCGGTCAGGCGTACCTCGCACTGAAGTGCTCCGAGGAGTCGAACGGCGCCTACGACATCAAGGTTCGGCTGCTGCCGAACGACGCCTCCCAGCAGCGCGAGCAGCTCGTCCGCCGCCTCGCGGCCGAGGACGACTCGATCGACCTGATGAGCCTCGACCCAGCGTTCACGGCCGAGTTCGCCAACGCCGGTTTCCTCGAGCCGATCCCGGAGGAGGAGCAGGCCCAGCTGTCGGAGGGCATGCTCGACGGCGCGATCGAGGCGGCCACGTACGACGACAACCTGATCGCCGTGCCGCTGTGGTCGAACACCCAGATCCTCTGGTTCAAGAAGTCGGTCGCCGAGAAGGCCGGACTCGACATGACGAAGCCTGTGACGTGGGACCAGATCATCGACGCCGCCGAGCAGACGAACACCACGGTGAGCGTGCAGGCGAAGCGGTACGAGGGCTACTCGGTGTGGATCAACGCGCTGATCTCCGGTGCCGGCGGCCAGATCCTGGAAGACCCCGAGGCGGGCAAGGACGCGGAGATCACCGTGGACACCCCTGAGGGCAAGGCGGCTGCCGAGGTCGTCTCCAAGCTGGGCAACTCCCCGGCCGCGCCTCCGGCACTGTCGAACGCCGACGAGGGCGGCACGGTGGCGTCGTTCTCGGCCGCGGACGGTGGCTTCCTCGTCAACTGGACGTACGTCTACTCCGACCCGAACGTCGCCCCGTTCAAGGACGACCTCGGCTGGGTCCGTTACCCGGCGACCACCGAGGGCGACGAGAGCCGGCCTCCGTACGGCGGCATCAACATCGGCGTCTCGAGCTACGGCAAGCACACCGATGCGGCGTACGAGGCCGCCGCGTGCCTGACGTCGGCCGAGAGCCAGAAGACCTACGCGCAGGCGTCGGGCAACCAGCCGGCGCGCTCGGCGGTCTACGACGACCCCGAGATGAAGAAGGCGTTCCCGATGGCAGCCCTGTGGCGCGAGAGCATCGACGCTGCTGCGCCGCGGCCGCTCACACCGTACTGGAGCGACATCAGCACGGCGCTCTACTCGAGCTGGCACCCGCCGTCGTCGGTCGACCCCGACACCACTCCGGCGGAGTCGCAGCAGTACATCGAGGACGTTCTTCAAGGCAAGGCTCTGCTGTGAGAGGCGCTGCTGTGAGCGGGAGGCGATGACGATGGCGAGCACGACGACGCTCGAGCCGACGAAGGCCGCGCCAGGCGGGCGGCGTACGAAGACACGCACGCCGGAGAGCGCGGAGAACCGGCTGGGCTGGAAGCTCGCCGGCCCTGCGGTCGCGGTGATGCTGCTCGTGACC
Above is a genomic segment from Mumia sp. Pv4-285 containing:
- a CDS encoding extracellular solute-binding protein, whose protein sequence is MGIRARRRVAAVAAIAGAAAGLAACGGESSGSTPTLNWYINPDVSNLEAYVTDADGNQAPGGQAYLALKCSEESNGAYDIKVRLLPNDASQQREQLVRRLAAEDDSIDLMSLDPAFTAEFANAGFLEPIPEEEQAQLSEGMLDGAIEAATYDDNLIAVPLWSNTQILWFKKSVAEKAGLDMTKPVTWDQIIDAAEQTNTTVSVQAKRYEGYSVWINALISGAGGQILEDPEAGKDAEITVDTPEGKAAAEVVSKLGNSPAAPPALSNADEGGTVASFSAADGGFLVNWTYVYSDPNVAPFKDDLGWVRYPATTEGDESRPPYGGINIGVSSYGKHTDAAYEAAACLTSAESQKTYAQASGNQPARSAVYDDPEMKKAFPMAALWRESIDAAAPRPLTPYWSDISTALYSSWHPPSSVDPDTTPAESQQYIEDVLQGKALL
- a CDS encoding DUF3592 domain-containing protein produces the protein MRYGVVVLLGILGGLIFWLSVSSYSIASANAEADAFDRLRAGEGVTTTGTMTGTTERRQAARRRMVIVQCAVYTYPDGGGKGTLTHGCARDPDDLPELGSTVPVIYDPEGYAAFVNTDETGERLDSARATAPWYQWGGLALAVLCGSVVLWSVVRGFVRLLRGTPST
- a CDS encoding Uma2 family endonuclease; translated protein: MTPHPIGLPPGRPLTRADLDAIPDDGHRYEIIDGSLIVTPAPSTEHQEAVLELTVLLRAVCPPEMKVFVSPLDVVLAEDCVVRPDVVVARRAEVDGRILSAPPVLAVEVISPSTRTIDLLLKKARYEYAGAASYWVVDPDPYERSLKCWDLEGDEYVEVARVVGAEAAQLEHPFPVTLSPDDLLG
- a CDS encoding PhoH family protein, with the translated sequence MAADITTTYVIDTSVLLADPRALTRFAEHEVVIPVVVITELEDKRAHPELGYFARSALRLLDELRVRHGTLDSPLPVNDEGGTVRVELNHTDSSALPSGFRLGDNDTRILSVAKNLADEGNAVTLVSKDLPMRVKASAMGLPSEEYRAELALEAGWTGMVELEVVGEDVDALYESGVADLPEARDLPCHTGLVLLSERGSALGRVTADKRVKLVRGDREAFGLHGRSAEQRVALDLLLDPEIGIVSMGGRAGTGKSALALCAGLEAVMERRLHKKVVVFRPLYAVGGQELGYLPGSEAEKMGPWGQAVFDTLGAVTSGDVLDEVIDRGMLEVLPLTHIRGRSLHDAFVIVDEAQSLERNVLLTVLSRIGANSRVVLTHDVAQRDNLRVGRYDGVVAVVEKLKGHPLFAHVTLTRSERSPVAALVTEMLEDTAL
- a CDS encoding isoprenyl transferase, with the protein product MSVRDLLYSAYERQLLGRLRPDQVPGHVGVIVDGNRRWAKGAGGDVASGYQAGADKIIEFLGWCDDLDVKVVTLWLLSTDNLQRPEPEIRALLGVIGSLVDKLTAAQRWHVRLIGNLDLLPADLAGSLEATAASTSGVDGMEVNLCVGYGGRQELTDAVRSLLREQSEQGRTIDEVAEVLDVEHIAEHLYTKGQPDPDLVIRTSGEQRLSGFLLWQSVHSEFYFCEALWPAFRRVDFLRAIRSYAERERRFGQ
- the trhA gene encoding PAQR family membrane homeostasis protein TrhA — protein: MSNQQAVPYPVGDRIHDAVVEIKPRLRGWLHAATWPLALAAFVVLLVLAPGAKPKAGVAVYMVSALLLFGVSAFYHVGRWGPRTQVLLKRFDHANIFLLIAGSYTPFALILLSPRDAAILLTLVWVGAIGGVAFRVLWVEAPRWLYTPIYVLLGWAALLWLDEFAAASSTAVLVLIIVGGGLYSLGAVVYGLRFPDPFPRWFGFHEVFHTLTIAAFVVHYVGISIAAYSA